Proteins from a single region of Dyadobacter fanqingshengii:
- a CDS encoding glutamate-5-semialdehyde dehydrogenase: MESILPLLEQTQKASASVRNLSDRQRADLLLSLADKVLANVANIIAENKKDLDVMDDSDPKKDRLLLNEQRIQGLAQSLLDVAALPDPSGEVLLERTIEQGLSLRKIAVPLGVVGVIYESRPNVTLDVASLCLRSGNACVLKGGKEAHYSNLYLVGLIHETLAEFNIDPAAVMLLPTDRKFVSELLTATRFVDIIIPRGSESLIKFVRENSLVPTIETGAGVCHTYVEKTGDLEKAAKIVVNAKVSRPSVCNSLDTILVDREIAAEFLPRLKEDFIKWNVEVFADETSYSIFEKDGYPMLQHAEEADFGREFLDYKCSVKVVDGLDDALEHIRAHSSRHSEAIISKDDAGIERFLREVDAAAVYANASTRFTDGAVFALGAEIGISTQKLHARGPFALEKLVTEKWIVKGDGQVRW; the protein is encoded by the coding sequence ATGGAATCCATTTTACCGCTATTAGAACAAACCCAAAAGGCATCTGCCTCTGTTCGGAATTTGTCCGATCGGCAGCGTGCAGACCTTTTGCTCAGTCTTGCAGATAAAGTTTTGGCCAATGTTGCCAACATTATCGCCGAGAATAAGAAAGATCTTGATGTGATGGACGACTCCGATCCGAAAAAAGACCGGTTGTTGCTCAATGAACAAAGAATTCAAGGTTTGGCGCAAAGTCTCCTTGATGTGGCAGCATTGCCTGATCCGAGCGGTGAAGTGTTGCTGGAACGTACAATTGAGCAAGGTTTGTCCCTACGCAAAATAGCGGTTCCGCTGGGCGTTGTAGGGGTTATTTATGAATCCAGGCCAAATGTCACATTGGATGTTGCGTCCCTTTGCCTTCGGTCCGGGAATGCTTGTGTTTTGAAAGGTGGTAAGGAAGCACATTACTCCAATCTCTATCTGGTGGGTTTGATCCACGAAACGCTCGCCGAATTCAACATTGATCCTGCCGCAGTTATGTTGCTGCCAACGGACCGGAAGTTTGTTTCAGAATTGCTTACTGCGACCCGATTTGTGGACATTATCATTCCAAGAGGCTCTGAAAGCCTGATCAAATTCGTGCGTGAAAATTCGCTGGTTCCCACCATTGAAACGGGAGCAGGCGTTTGTCATACATATGTTGAAAAAACCGGCGATCTGGAAAAAGCGGCTAAAATTGTGGTGAATGCAAAGGTTTCACGGCCATCTGTTTGCAATTCGCTAGACACGATTTTAGTAGATAGGGAAATCGCAGCGGAGTTTTTGCCAAGGTTGAAAGAAGACTTCATCAAATGGAATGTCGAAGTTTTTGCTGATGAAACATCATATTCGATTTTTGAAAAAGACGGTTATCCAATGCTGCAACATGCTGAGGAAGCGGATTTTGGAAGAGAATTTTTAGATTATAAATGTTCTGTGAAAGTCGTAGATGGGCTGGATGATGCTTTGGAACATATCCGGGCACATTCTTCAAGACATTCCGAAGCGATCATTTCGAAGGACGATGCCGGAATTGAAAGGTTTCTTAGAGAAGTGGATGCTGCCGCAGTTTATGCCAACGCATCAACGCGCTTCACGGACGGCGCTGTCTTCGCATTAGGTGCTGAGATTGGCATATCAACACAAAAGCTGCACGCGCGCGGGCCTTTCGCACTCGAAAAGCTCGTGACCGAAAAATGGATTGTAAAAGGTGACGGGCAAGTTAGATGGTAA
- a CDS encoding enoyl-CoA hydratase/isomerase family protein, whose amino-acid sequence MRFYTEEDVQTFESVKFLYIKTSLSNHIFTITLSRPEKRNAFTPTMAEEIVFALAYAHYNSEVRCLIVNAEGPVFCAGADLISFHDAAANIKNPALPQIREEAKLGDAFNEVCKPSIAQIEGSVLAGGFLIICGSTFVFSVIEASYSLPEVKRGIWPMQVMASLNQIISPRKTLEMCITGKSYDAEEALQLGLVTYIALAGNIAEEVQLLAAEICQNAPYAIQQGMNAFQHLKDTPGNEQHSFLKAQLDQILRSEDAKEGMQAFKEKRSPNWKGK is encoded by the coding sequence ATGCGATTTTATACAGAAGAGGACGTGCAGACTTTCGAGTCAGTGAAGTTTTTATATATCAAAACTTCTCTATCAAATCACATCTTCACGATCACATTAAGCCGTCCTGAAAAACGCAATGCTTTCACGCCGACTATGGCCGAGGAAATCGTTTTTGCATTGGCTTATGCACATTATAACAGCGAAGTGCGTTGCCTGATCGTGAATGCCGAAGGCCCTGTTTTTTGCGCCGGAGCAGACTTAATTTCTTTTCATGATGCTGCTGCAAACATTAAAAATCCTGCTTTACCACAAATTCGGGAAGAAGCGAAACTTGGTGATGCTTTTAATGAGGTTTGTAAACCAAGCATTGCGCAGATCGAGGGTTCGGTTTTGGCAGGCGGATTTTTGATTATTTGCGGCTCTACATTTGTTTTTAGTGTAATTGAAGCAAGTTACAGCTTACCGGAAGTGAAGCGTGGGATTTGGCCGATGCAGGTTATGGCGTCGCTTAACCAGATTATTTCTCCCAGAAAAACACTGGAAATGTGCATTACCGGGAAAAGCTATGATGCGGAAGAAGCACTTCAATTAGGGTTGGTAACATACATTGCACTCGCGGGAAACATCGCCGAAGAAGTCCAGCTTTTGGCCGCTGAAATCTGTCAGAATGCTCCGTACGCGATCCAGCAAGGCATGAACGCATTTCAACATTTGAAAGATACTCCTGGGAATGAGCAGCACAGCTTCCTCAAAGCACAATTAGATCAGATTCTGCGATCCGAGGATGCAAAAGAAGGAATGCAGGCTTTCAAAGAGAAAAGAAGCCCGAACTGGAAAGGGAAATAA
- a CDS encoding M20 family metallo-hydrolase → MVSALENIQTLTNEAVSLLKSLIETPSFSKEEANTAQLIADYFESKNIPFQQKKNNLWAFNRHFDKKKPTLLLNSHHDTVKPNKSWTLDPFNAIVEDDKLFGLGSNDAGGCLVSLIATFCYFYDRSDLAYNIAIAATAEEEISGKEGLEIVVPELPEIAFAIVGEPTEMHLAVAEKGLLVLDCTAKGKSGHAAREEGDNAIYKALKDISWIQEYKFPKVSPTLGPVKMSVTIINAGTQHNVVPDACSFTIDVRVTDQYTLEEVIEVIQDNIQSDVAARSIRLRPSSIPMDHPIVQEGLKLGREAYGSPTTSDQALLDCPSLKMGPGHSGRSHSADEFIYLQEIEAGIKQYIAMLEGVVKKTD, encoded by the coding sequence ATGGTAAGCGCTTTGGAAAATATACAAACATTAACAAACGAAGCGGTATCATTGCTGAAAAGCCTGATCGAAACGCCTTCATTTAGTAAAGAAGAGGCAAATACAGCGCAGCTGATTGCTGATTATTTCGAGTCAAAAAACATTCCTTTTCAGCAAAAAAAGAACAATCTCTGGGCCTTCAACCGTCATTTCGATAAGAAGAAGCCTACATTGCTTTTAAATTCCCACCACGACACGGTCAAACCGAACAAATCCTGGACGTTGGATCCGTTTAATGCCATTGTCGAAGATGATAAATTGTTTGGATTGGGCAGTAATGATGCTGGCGGTTGCCTGGTTTCGCTGATTGCGACGTTCTGTTATTTTTATGATCGGTCGGATCTTGCTTATAACATTGCCATTGCTGCAACTGCCGAAGAAGAAATTTCCGGGAAGGAAGGATTGGAAATTGTCGTTCCCGAATTGCCTGAGATCGCTTTTGCTATTGTCGGCGAGCCTACTGAAATGCATTTGGCCGTCGCTGAAAAGGGCTTACTGGTTCTCGATTGCACGGCAAAGGGGAAATCCGGTCACGCAGCGCGCGAGGAAGGTGATAATGCGATTTACAAAGCTTTAAAGGACATTAGCTGGATTCAGGAATACAAGTTTCCAAAGGTTTCGCCCACACTGGGGCCGGTGAAAATGTCCGTTACAATCATTAATGCGGGAACGCAGCACAATGTAGTGCCTGATGCTTGTAGCTTCACTATTGACGTGCGGGTTACGGATCAATATACTTTGGAAGAGGTGATTGAAGTGATTCAGGACAATATCCAATCTGACGTTGCGGCCAGATCTATCCGATTGCGCCCTTCGAGCATTCCGATGGATCATCCGATTGTTCAGGAAGGTTTGAAATTAGGAAGGGAAGCATATGGTTCGCCTACAACTTCCGACCAGGCGCTATTAGATTGTCCGTCATTAAAAATGGGGCCGGGACATTCCGGAAGGTCACATAGTGCGGATGAATTTATTTATCTTCAAGAAATCGAGGCGGGCATAAAACAGTACATTGCGATGCTGGAAGGCGTTGTTAAAAAGACTGACTAA